The genomic region GGCAACCGCCACCGACGATGTGCAGGGACTTGGGCTTGTCCTCTGTATATTGTATCAGCTTTTCCCATACGTCTGCGTAGCGAAGAGCCAGACTTTCGTAGATACAGCGGATAATTTCCCCCTTGCTTTGAGGGACAGGTTGATTGCTTTCGGCGCAGTATTCCTGGATTTTTTCCGGCATGCGCCCGGCTTCAGCAAAACGTGGATCATCCGGGTCGATCAGGGAACGGAAGGCATCGGCCTCGCGAGCCAAGCCGGCCATTTTGCTGTAGGGCACATCTTCACCGCGGGCCAGCCAGTAACGCTTGGATTCTTGTATCAGCCAAAGGCCGCAAATAATTTTCAAGAAACGGACGGAATTGTTCACTCCGATCTCATTGGTGAACGCATCGCTATAGGATTGCCCGGAGATGACGGGGGTGGGCAGTTCGAGCCCCATGAGCGACCATGTGCCGCTGCTCAGGTAGGCTGGTGTTGGTGCCTGGCTGGGAACCGCGGCGACTGCGCAAGCGGTGTCATGTCCGGCAACAGTGACGACCTTCAATCCGTTAAGGCCGGTTTTATCCTCAACGTTCGGGGCGACTGGCCCCAGCACTGTGCCGGAATCGCTGATTTCCTTGAAGAGTTTTTTAGGCAGGCCGAGTTTCTCGATGAGCTCGTAGTCCCAATTCCGTAAGTTCGGATTGTAGAGTTGTGATGTGCTGGCAATGCTGCGCTCCTGTGTCTTTTTTCCAGTCAGCAAATACCCCAGCAGGTCGGGCATGAAGAGTAGGTCCTCGGCGACTTCCAGGGCCGGATTTTGGGTTTCAATTTCGGCCGCCAATTGGAAGAGGGTGTTGAAAAACATGCAGGGTATCCCCGTCGTGCCATAGATGTCCTCCTTTGGAACCTTGGCATAAGCGGCTTCCATCATTCCGTCCGTTCGGCTGTCGCGGTATTGGTAAGGGAGTCCGAGAAGGCGTCCATCCTTGTCCAGCAGGCCATAGTCTACGCCCCAGGTGTCGATCCCCAGGCTGACAAGGCTGTCGCCATAACGTTCGGCTGCGATTTTCAGGCCATCCAGGATGTTTTGGTAGAGCGCGGGTAGATTCCAATGCCAACCGGAGGGGAGTTCGACGGGTGTATTGTCGAAACGGTTCAGTTCATGTAACTCAATCCGGGTTCCGTCGTATTCTCCGGCAAGGACGCGTCCGCTGCCGGCACCGAGGTCAACTGCGAGATAGACTTTCTTCTGGCTCATGGAATCTAGTGAGGAATCGGGGTGTTAGCTTTTGGATTCGGGCAGTGGTGCGATTTCGACCGCGCAGCCCATATTGCGGAGTGTTTCGATTGTCTTGGGGTCGGCGTTACTGTCCGTGATGATCAGGGAGATGCTTTCATGCCCTGCAAAGAAATATTCAGAGCGTTGGTTCAGCTTTGTGGAGTCGACCAGCAGGACGACACTTTCGGCGAGCTGCACGAGGCGCTCTTTATAGGTGGCTTGTTGTTCGAAGCCTTCGCTGGCTCCCCGTTGGGTATCAAAACCGATGCAGGAAATGAAAGCGGTGTGCACATTATGGCGGCGCAGGGTGTCGATGCTTTCGCCGCCGACGAAGGTTTGGGTTTTCGGGTGAAAACGTCCGCCGGTGCAGATGAGTTCCACATTTTCCATGCGAGTCATATGATCCAGCACGGCATAGGCGTTGGTCACGACGCGGTAAGGTAAGTCAGGTAGGGCGGAGATGAGCGCAAAAGCGGTCGTGCTGCTATCGAAGGCGTAAGTCCGCCCCGGCTGGACCAGGCTGAGGGCTGCTTGAGCGATGGCTTTCTTGCTCTCGACCTGAAGCCCGCGCCGCTCTGTGAAGGATTGTAGTTTGGGGCGGCCACTCAAGCTGCTCGCTCCGCCGTGGACCCGGGTCAGCTGATTGCTCTCTGCCAGCACCTGTAGGTCACGTCGGATCGTTTCGTCGGTGACTTGGAATTCCTCGGCCAGGTCGATCGTGCGGAGGGTGCCGCGTTCTTCCAGTAGGGCGAGTATCTGTTGCTGGCGCTCAGGGGCTAACATGTGGACTGAATGTTGGATTTATTTGGGTTTATGCAAGATATATGTTGACAAATG from Coraliomargarita parva harbors:
- a CDS encoding rhamnulokinase, whose amino-acid sequence is MSQKKVYLAVDLGAGSGRVLAGEYDGTRIELHELNRFDNTPVELPSGWHWNLPALYQNILDGLKIAAERYGDSLVSLGIDTWGVDYGLLDKDGRLLGLPYQYRDSRTDGMMEAAYAKVPKEDIYGTTGIPCMFFNTLFQLAAEIETQNPALEVAEDLLFMPDLLGYLLTGKKTQERSIASTSQLYNPNLRNWDYELIEKLGLPKKLFKEISDSGTVLGPVAPNVEDKTGLNGLKVVTVAGHDTACAVAAVPSQAPTPAYLSSGTWSLMGLELPTPVISGQSYSDAFTNEIGVNNSVRFLKIICGLWLIQESKRYWLARGEDVPYSKMAGLAREADAFRSLIDPDDPRFAEAGRMPEKIQEYCAESNQPVPQSKGEIIRCIYESLALRYADVWEKLIQYTEDKPKSLHIVGGGCQDKLLNQLAANAIGVTVTACPVEATGLGNILTQMLADGSVQNIGEGRSIVLKSALVESYEPADADAWAEAKKKYKKVIATK
- a CDS encoding DeoR/GlpR family DNA-binding transcription regulator produces the protein MLAPERQQQILALLEERGTLRTIDLAEEFQVTDETIRRDLQVLAESNQLTRVHGGASSLSGRPKLQSFTERRGLQVESKKAIAQAALSLVQPGRTYAFDSSTTAFALISALPDLPYRVVTNAYAVLDHMTRMENVELICTGGRFHPKTQTFVGGESIDTLRRHNVHTAFISCIGFDTQRGASEGFEQQATYKERLVQLAESVVLLVDSTKLNQRSEYFFAGHESISLIITDSNADPKTIETLRNMGCAVEIAPLPESKS